The sequence below is a genomic window from Bacillota bacterium.
CGCCCAGCACCTTGCCCGTCACGCCGAACGCCCGGGACCGGGATCCGCCGCAGACCTCCCTGAATTCGCACCGGCCGCAGCGGCCCTCAAGCTGGCCGGGGTCCCGAAGCGAGCGCAGCAACGGCGAGTGGCGGTAGATCTCCGGTAACGTCCGGGCCCGCACATCGCCGGCTGCGAGCGGCAGGAAACCGCTCGGGTAGACCACGCCGAGGTGGGAGATGAAGACAAAGCCGCGCCCCGCATTGACGTCCAGGGGCGTCCGGCGCATGGGGCCAGGGCTGTTCAGGTCAACGTCCGGCGCGACCTCATCAAGCGCCCGCCGCAGGCGCCTGTACGTCTCTCCCAGCGGCAGCACCGACTCGGGCGGGATGCCGCGGCGTTCCAGGACCTGGCGCTGGATGACGACCCGCCGGAAGTGGTGGCCCTCAGTGGTCTTCAGCGACACCACCTTGTCGGCATCGTACAGGAAGTGCAGCACGTCCTCGAACTGCTCGGGCGTGATGGGCGAAAGCTGGCGGCCCCGCCCCGTCGGAACCAGGAAGAAGGCGCTCCACGTCATGGCGCCAAAGCGGCGCACCAGCGCCACGATGTTGGGCAGGTCGTAAAGGTTGTG
It includes:
- a CDS encoding TIGR04053 family radical SAM/SPASM domain-containing protein, yielding MRHPIRRARYDLSERPFIVIWELTRACDLACQHCRAEAIPERHPQELTTAEARRLLDDIASFGPPPPLFVMTGGDPFKRPDLFELVEYGTRIGLPVSVSPSGTPSLSRENLRRLREAGAVALSLSLDGSTAAIHDRFRQVDGVYDWTIAGWQAARELGFKVQINTTVGPHNLYDLPNIVALVRRFGAMTWSAFFLVPTGRGRQLSPITPEQFEDVLHFLYDADKVVSLKTTEGHHFRRVVIQRQVLERRGIPPESVLPLGETYRRLRRALDEVAPDVDLNSPGPMRRTPLDVNAGRGFVFISHLGVVYPSGFLPLAAGDVRARTLPEIYRHSPLLRSLRDPGQLEGRCGRCEFREVCGGSRSRAFGVTGKVLG